In Urechidicola croceus, a single window of DNA contains:
- the uxuA gene encoding mannonate dehydratase: MIFMTKTMRWYGLHDRTSLVNIKQSGVTGIVTALHEIPVGDVWTIEAIKERKQLIAEAGLEWKVVESLPVHEDIKKRTGKFLEYIENYKVSLNNLAKCGIEIITYNFMPILDWVRTHHDYKNTDGTQSLYFHKDAFVYFDVFLLKRPNAKASYTPDQINKAIIYGKQLSKEEKRKLFKNVLLGLPGSKENFTSQKILTLLEEYSHIDDASLRENLVLFLKEVAPVAEELGLKLAIHPDDPPYSVLGLPRVVSTQEDLEFILDQVPVNANGLCYCTGSLGAHPSNDLLNILNKTSTRVHFLHLRNVIKDVDGNFKESDHLYGDNKMEKIVEKIITIMRDRKQSIPMRPDHGFLHSIEGKELYPGYSLIGRLKGLAEITGLELGIMYCKFN; encoded by the coding sequence ATGATATTTATGACGAAAACCATGCGGTGGTATGGACTACATGATAGAACATCGTTGGTAAACATTAAACAAAGTGGAGTTACTGGTATTGTTACGGCATTACATGAAATTCCAGTTGGGGATGTTTGGACTATTGAAGCAATAAAAGAGCGAAAGCAACTTATTGCGGAGGCTGGATTAGAGTGGAAAGTTGTTGAAAGCCTTCCAGTACATGAAGATATAAAAAAACGCACAGGTAAATTTTTAGAGTATATAGAAAATTATAAGGTGAGTTTAAATAACTTGGCTAAATGTGGAATTGAAATTATTACATATAATTTTATGCCAATTTTAGATTGGGTGCGTACACATCATGATTATAAAAATACTGATGGTACACAATCACTTTATTTCCATAAAGATGCATTTGTATATTTTGATGTGTTTTTATTAAAAAGACCAAATGCAAAAGCAAGTTACACGCCTGATCAAATTAATAAAGCTATAATTTATGGAAAACAACTTTCTAAAGAAGAAAAAAGAAAACTATTTAAAAATGTACTATTAGGACTGCCTGGAAGTAAAGAAAATTTTACATCCCAAAAAATTTTAACACTATTAGAAGAATATTCACATATTGATGATGCATCATTACGTGAAAATCTTGTTCTTTTTCTTAAAGAAGTCGCTCCAGTAGCAGAAGAATTAGGATTAAAATTAGCAATTCATCCAGATGACCCACCATATTCAGTGCTTGGGTTACCACGTGTTGTTAGTACTCAAGAGGATTTGGAATTCATTTTAGATCAAGTACCTGTTAATGCTAATGGATTGTGCTATTGTACTGGTTCATTAGGAGCACATCCAAGTAATGATTTATTAAATATTCTTAATAAAACATCAACAAGAGTTCATTTTTTACATCTAAGAAATGTAATTAAAGATGTTGATGGAAATTTTAAAGAATCTGATCATTTATATGGTGATAATAAAATGGAGAAAATTGTTGAGAAAATAATCACAATTATGAGAGATAGAAAACAAAGTATTCCGATGCGACCAGACCATGGTTTTTTACATTCAATTGAAGGTAAAGAATTATATCCAGGTTATTCATTGATTGGAAGATTAAAAGGATTGGCGGAGATTACAGGATTAGAATTAGGAATAATGTATTGTAAGTTTAATTAA
- a CDS encoding SDR family NAD(P)-dependent oxidoreductase, protein MSKKAIVTGGNSGLGYATAKKLCDNGITTYIIGRTKDRTENACAEIGPNAIPVIFDLNELDKIPAMIQEISGGDNIDILVNNAGINHKKDFTDVTDEEFLRIIHTNILSVFAVSREVVKVMKVNGSGSIVNISSMASQYGLPRVIAYSASKGAIETMTRAMAVELAQYGVRVNCIAPGFIKTKMTDKALNSDPVRKKKVLSRTPMGIMGEPSDIADAVYFYALNESNFVTGTVLPVDGGNSIGF, encoded by the coding sequence ATGAGTAAAAAAGCGATTGTAACTGGAGGAAACTCAGGTTTAGGTTATGCAACAGCCAAAAAGTTGTGTGATAACGGAATAACGACATATATAATTGGTAGGACAAAAGACAGAACAGAAAATGCATGTGCCGAAATAGGACCAAACGCAATTCCTGTAATTTTTGATTTAAATGAGTTGGATAAAATTCCTGCAATGATTCAAGAAATTTCAGGTGGCGATAACATTGATATTTTAGTAAATAATGCAGGAATAAATCATAAAAAGGATTTTACAGATGTTACTGATGAAGAATTTTTAAGAATTATTCATACAAATATTTTAAGTGTATTTGCAGTGAGTAGAGAAGTAGTTAAGGTGATGAAAGTTAACGGTAGTGGGAGTATTGTAAATATTAGTTCAATGGCCTCACAATATGGATTGCCAAGAGTTATTGCATATTCGGCAAGTAAAGGTGCTATTGAAACTATGACTAGAGCTATGGCAGTAGAGTTAGCTCAGTATGGAGTTAGAGTTAATTGTATAGCTCCAGGATTTATAAAAACAAAAATGACAGATAAAGCATTGAATTCTGACCCAGTAAGAAAGAAAAAAGTACTTTCTAGAACTCCAATGGGAATTATGGGAGAACCTTCGGATATTGCAGATGCTGTATATTTTTATGCATTGAATGAATCTAATTTTGTTACAGGAACGGTATTGCCTGTTGATGGAGGTAATAGTATAGGATTTTAA
- a CDS encoding alpha-glucuronidase family glycosyl hydrolase produces MKFFHKVYCCFLICMLVFAAEANANDGYDLWLQYNYIQNTDLQSEYNTLINGIQPIGDSETIKVAEKELLLGLSKMLGNDTQLYLGNESGNNLLYFGSESNLDKKILSQLKKECAQIQKDGFVIKQIQVDNKNHIVITGKTDIGVLYGVFRLLRELQTHKSIKGINIVDSPKVDVRMLNHWDNLDRTVERGYAGFSLWDWHRLPDYIDSRYVDYARANASIGINGTALTNVNANALILTPQYLEKVKALAAVFRPYGLKVYLTARFSAPIEIGGLKTADPLDPEVKQWWREKTAEIYKSIPDFGGYLVKANSEGQPGPQNYGRNHVDGANMLADAVAPFGGIVMWRAFVYSEHDPTDRAKQAYSEFVPYDGQFRDNVLIQVKNGAIDFQPREPFHPMFGAMPKTPLMMEFQITQEYLGFSTHLVYLPKLYEEVFEADTYRRGKGSTVAKVIDGSLHNKKITGVAGVTNIGNDRNWTGHHFLQANWYGFGRLAWNPHLDSKDIAEEWIRMTFSNNDNFVEQIKKMMNDSRETVVNYMNPYGLHHIFDTGHHYGPGPWVGNLPRPEWNPTYYHKADENGIGFNRTKTGSNAIAQYAPEVAAMYNNISTTPEKDLLWFHHVSWNHKLKNGMTLWDGMALKYQQGVDEVETMINTWNSMESLVDQQRFKEVQMLLNIQLKEAKWWRDACLLYFQQFSKKELPEGVEKASKTLEEFQAMKFPFAPGR; encoded by the coding sequence ATGAAATTTTTTCATAAGGTTTATTGTTGTTTTTTAATTTGTATGCTTGTTTTTGCTGCAGAGGCTAATGCTAATGATGGCTATGATTTATGGCTTCAATATAATTATATTCAGAATACAGATTTACAATCTGAATATAACACGCTTATTAATGGAATTCAACCAATAGGAGATTCTGAAACTATTAAAGTTGCTGAAAAAGAATTGCTGTTAGGCCTATCTAAAATGTTAGGTAATGATACGCAGTTATATTTAGGAAATGAATCGGGTAATAATTTATTATACTTCGGTTCTGAATCAAATTTAGATAAAAAAATACTTTCGCAATTAAAGAAGGAATGTGCTCAGATTCAAAAAGATGGTTTTGTTATTAAGCAAATTCAAGTTGATAATAAAAATCATATCGTAATTACAGGAAAAACAGATATAGGAGTTTTATATGGTGTTTTTCGATTATTAAGAGAATTACAAACTCACAAATCAATCAAAGGAATCAACATTGTTGATTCTCCTAAAGTAGATGTTCGAATGTTAAATCATTGGGATAATCTTGATAGAACTGTAGAACGAGGTTATGCAGGATTTTCATTGTGGGATTGGCATCGTCTTCCTGACTATATTGATAGTAGATATGTAGATTATGCGCGTGCAAATGCATCTATTGGAATCAATGGCACAGCATTGACTAATGTGAATGCAAATGCATTAATATTAACACCCCAATATTTAGAAAAAGTAAAAGCCTTAGCAGCTGTTTTTAGGCCTTACGGTTTGAAAGTTTATTTAACGGCTCGTTTTTCAGCACCGATTGAAATTGGTGGATTGAAAACTGCTGATCCTTTAGATCCTGAAGTTAAACAATGGTGGAGAGAAAAAACTGCAGAAATTTACAAATCAATTCCTGATTTTGGTGGGTATTTGGTTAAAGCCAATTCTGAAGGTCAGCCTGGACCACAAAATTATGGACGTAATCATGTAGATGGAGCCAATATGTTGGCAGATGCTGTTGCACCTTTTGGTGGAATAGTAATGTGGAGAGCATTTGTATATTCAGAACATGATCCGACTGATAGAGCAAAACAAGCGTATTCAGAGTTTGTTCCATACGATGGACAATTTAGAGATAATGTATTAATTCAAGTAAAAAATGGAGCGATTGATTTTCAGCCAAGAGAGCCGTTTCATCCAATGTTTGGAGCAATGCCAAAAACTCCATTAATGATGGAGTTTCAAATAACTCAAGAATATTTAGGTTTTAGCACGCACTTAGTGTATTTGCCAAAATTATATGAAGAAGTTTTTGAAGCTGATACTTATAGACGAGGGAAAGGGTCTACAGTAGCTAAAGTGATTGATGGTAGTTTACATAATAAAAAAATTACTGGAGTTGCTGGAGTTACCAATATTGGCAATGATAGAAACTGGACAGGACATCATTTTTTGCAAGCCAATTGGTATGGTTTTGGACGATTGGCATGGAATCCACATTTAGATTCAAAAGACATTGCAGAAGAGTGGATTCGAATGACATTTTCTAACAATGATAATTTTGTAGAACAAATTAAAAAAATGATGAATGACTCTCGTGAGACTGTTGTAAATTATATGAATCCTTATGGATTACATCATATTTTTGATACTGGCCATCATTATGGGCCGGGACCTTGGGTAGGTAATTTACCACGTCCTGAATGGAATCCAACATATTATCACAAAGCAGATGAAAATGGTATAGGATTTAACAGAACAAAAACGGGAAGTAATGCTATTGCACAATATGCTCCAGAAGTAGCCGCTATGTACAATAATATTAGTACTACACCTGAAAAGGATTTGCTTTGGTTTCATCATGTTTCTTGGAATCATAAATTAAAAAATGGAATGACATTATGGGATGGAATGGCTCTAAAGTATCAACAGGGTGTCGATGAAGTTGAAACAATGATAAATACATGGAATAGTATGGAATCTTTAGTCGATCAACAAAGATTTAAAGAAGTACAAATGTTATTAAATATTCAGTTGAAAGAAGCTAAATGGTGGAGAGATGCTTGTTTGCTATATTTCCAACAATTTTCAAAAAAAGAATTACCAGAAGGAGTAGAAAAAGCATCAAAAACTTTGGAAGAGTTTCAAGCGATGAAATTTCCATTTGCTCCTGGAAGATAA